The nucleotide window AGTAACTCAAGAAAGACATGATGATTGAAAACTCTAAATCATGTGTACTACATACATACTAAACAATTAGCTTCCGGTCCATGATCTAAATATTAGATTGCTTGAGTTAAAAAAGGAGGAGCAGTGGACACCTCTGCCTTTATTTTATAAACAACAATCCAAATAAGGAAGTACAAACAAACTCATGACTTGCATGTTTGAAAAAATCTTCAAAAAGGATTCAATGTCAAAAAAATCATTTTCCAGAACTATTGAAAAGATCAAGACTCGAGACAATCTGGAAGACAAGCATTAGTAAGAGATCAAATTTTGGGGAAGATAAAAGTCAAAATCGAATAAAAAATTATGTCAATATTCTATGTACTGGGCAAGCAATCTGTAATAACCTTAGCTGAACTAGAGATGAGATGTCAAATTTTAAATTTACTGGGAAAGCAATCTGAACTGACCCTAATTGAATCTAGATTAATGTCTTtatcaacaaataaaatattagcAAGTTACTTAAGCAAGATCAATTTTACCTGATCCCTTTTGGTAAATAAGATATCAGATAACGAATCTAAAGCTGTTTGGAACTTAAAAATGAGAGTTACATCTTCCAGCTAAAGGCTAATCAAAGAATACATTGAGGAGgattttcatattttataaaaacCACCTGAAGTTAAAAGTGATGCCTTCCATATGACCAACAAAAATGATCGGAAATATGTCGCAAGTTGAAATTCATAATTCAGCAGCCATTGACAGTTTTCTCCCAGAATATACATGAAAATCCCATCTGTGAGGATAATGTCAACTTGTTTAGCCTAATAGCTATCACTACACGGTCAGTTCTTAGAACTTTGGTGACTGAGGTATACCAAATAGCCAAAGTACAGGATAATTGATGAGAATTTAAAACACAAAGTTTGTCACAAACAACTAGACTTTGTTGAGAAAATTAAGTTATCAAAACCATTAAGCAGAGATGAGACATAATAATCAAGTCATTTCACCAAGAAAACAGAGATGAAGTGCATCCCAAGAATGCTATAAACTATAAAGTGAAATGGAATAGATTAACTCATCCCGGAGGTAATTTCCTTCTCAAACAGTTATAGAGAACATTAATATCTTTACCTGCTTCCTAAATATGGCTTCATGTTCAAGCATTGTCCGCCTTATCATGCCTTTATCATGTTCCGAGCATCCATCCACCAACTTTGGTACGTGATTGTTGTAGAGATGCTCACTAAACTTCTTGTCCTGAAAGTACCAAGACCAACTATTTCTTGCATCCTCTTTAATTTCCCACATGGAATTATATCCTGGAAGGTAATATTTACCCTGCACTTTCATCACCATTCCTGCAAGTTCCAAAGCTAATCAGCAAAGAATAGTAAGATAGTGGCAAAAGGATTTATAGTGGATTTTTTATGCAACAAAAAGAAAGTGAAAGAGACAACACTGGAATGTCAAATGGGCTTTTGTCTTCCAAAAATAACATAGTACAGTAATACTTATTTTTCAAATTGTAGGTACATTTCATGTTCAACATAAAAGCATAAGTTACCCTACTCCCTCAGGAACTTTAGCAAGTGTTATCAAGAAGGGAAATCTGTGGTAGGGAGAAGGGAAATAGTTAAAATCAACCACCATCGCCTGTAGCAATAGCAGCAAAGATAAGTTAATAATAGGTAGTGATGAAAATGATttatattaaaagaaaaagaaacaatgtTTACAATCACAAGCTTCAGTCTCTTGACTGGCAGTTGTTTAGcaagaaaagaaatataagaCGAAACCGAATGCATCATCCTAATGTAATATTGATTATGTTGCATTTATGCCACAATAACTAGCACTAATCTAGTACCTAAACATGTACAGGAAAAAGATATGATGTACCTGGAGCAACAATGTACAACTGCAACATTTGCAATTGCTGCCCTAACCCATAATTACACAATCAAAGAACATAAGGAGTTATGGTACAAGAAAGGCATGAAAAGATGGCATAAATATCATTGGAGACAGCACCTAGGATTCCATACGAAAAGTCATGGTGAGGAGGCATGCGGAAACCATGTGAAGATAGATAGAAACCCATGCATTAACTTAGCCAATGATATCAAGAGTGCCAATGGATAAATTGACTATGTGAAGCAATACTCTACAAGCTCATAGACACTAGAATGCAGTTGAAAAGAAAGGGACATATGGAGATACCAAATAGAATAGCAACAAGCTACGGCACTTTGAATGTGATTCCCACTAAATCCTGAATGCAGATGTTCAAGATCACTGCAGCATTCAACTGACAATTATTTGCAGCAGGCAGAAGCACATTTTTCAAAATTGGATCTTCAGGCTTCGGAACCCATAAGATGAGGTTCAACCTCGTAACCAAAGCTGGTCCATTTGCTCAAGGTTTTTAAAGATTGAATCGGAAGAAAAGGATGACATCTATATACTTACAACACAGAGTACATTTACAagaagagcatcaaagtgaagaagcCTTTGGTCCAAAGATAGGAAACCTACAGACCTAGTAGAACCCAAATATGGGAAATAGTAAATTCACAAAAGAAAACTGTTTATACCAAAACCTGGCATGCAAAGTtggcagtggaagaacaaaaagaagtctGGTAGAATCAAAGAGAGGTATAAGAGTTCATTAATCTTTACATCAGCGGTTGAAGATAGAGCAAATCTTTTCCTTTTCAATTCAAGCTTCGCTCCACAAACAATAATCAGCAGGAGACTCCatcatcataatgaaagaaataagTGTCAAAAATGGCTTAAAGGGACGGAAATTTTCTGGTTTTATCCAATAGCAAACAGAAAAAGCATATCATTTCTTTCAACGATAATTAATCTAAAGCACGCCCTCAAAATCCTACATCAAAATAAACATCCACTTTAAAAGAAATAGCAAGAGTCAAATAACCACAAACCAAACACAGAGATATCACAATCATCATCTAAATCAAGAAATCGACCGAAGAAGAAAAGAACATATATCACCTCTCCCTCTCATCCATCTTGCGAATATCGTCGTAGCAAATTCGGCATCAGGACGCAGAACATCGAAAATCCAAGTTGCCGCGAGCATTCAGCCATGGAAAAACGGCAACTTTCCGAGCGTCCCACCCGTTCGAGCGCCCGAAGCTGCCGCAACAATTCAGGAGACGAGGAGCCAAGACAAGGGATAGCCGCGCCACTGGAAACAGCGAAGACTCGGCCCAAAAAAGATGCAACTTTTGGGATCAAAATGcactaaaggaaaaaaaatgggcATCTGGAACAGGCCATAAGCACCAGACGCAGCAGCAGATCGGGGGGTTTCGATCCCTTGGGCCACAAGGAAAGGGGCAGGCAAGAGATCCGAGATAAAAGAAAGATGTCTCACAAGAATGAACGACCTTCCAAGAACTACAGTGACCGGAAACTTGTCCTTTGTTTCTCGGCCtttaccatctctctctctctctctcggttggTTTCTTCTACTTTCCAGTGAGTATCCTTTATTGGGCGTTGGGAGAAGTGATCGAAATGAGATCTTTTCCTTCTTTATGGGCTCAGAGATTCTCTCCTCCCTGCCTTGCCTTTCTGTGGGGGTATAGAAGAAACATAACGAGACAAAGGCAGAACAGTCCAATGGATATCTACACAGCTCCTACCTTCACTCGCACACATACACATACGCACCAATATTTTCTTTTTCCCCCTTCAGATTACTAACAACTTGGATTATAGTATGGAAGATGGCATAGAACTGTCGATCCATGACGATATCATCCGATGGTGGCCTCCTCGTATCCTTGTTGGCGGCTGACAGCGAATTGTCGGTAGATATGGTGTGGGTCCCACCGGCCTCTGCCCCTCCTCTCCACGAGAGCATACTTTCGGAGGGAGATGCGATGAAAGACGAGCTCAACTGTTCATGACACTTGTTGGCGACTGAGCTAAAGAAAACTGGGATTGATGGAGACCCCTTTGCCTGTAACACGACACTCGTGAAGACTTGATTCCCTGCCTCGACTCCGGTGAGTGGAGAGAGGAGCGGTCCGCACTACCAAACCACACAACGCCAGATCTAAGACTCACCCAAAAAGCTTGCAGTACAAACATAGTAATTGGGTCAGACAAATCATCTTTTTCTCCATGGCGCATGATGCTGTTAGCATCGGCATGATGAGCCCTGGGAAGAGGTCCCTACGACTCCCATGATCCCCGGCAACCGAGAGAAGACACGACTGTAGCACCTCCGACCATTCTGTACCGATTCCGGTCTTCTTTAAAGTTCATCCGAAAAGTAACTTAGAAAAGTCTAGATGTGCTCATCGAAGAAGATGGAAATTTTAGGGGGTGAAACCGTGCTTCATCGTTTTCTTTTTCCTCTCAAAGCCAATGAATGATTCGAGTTCGAGTTCGAAGCCATCAGGTCGATCACGCAAGAAAAAATCCAGATGGATAAACACCGATGTTTTCTTTGTCCTCTTGAACATGCGCACATCGGAGTGGTGGAGGCAGAAAAGCAAGAACAGCATCAACGATTGTTAGCGTTGCAAGCTATTATAGCTTCATGTGGTCTGTCAATCTCAGATAATGGTTTCCGGAAGGTGAAGCACTGTAATTAATATCTATTGTTTATTGTAAGTTAACTATAAACTAATATCGTTTACAATCTCGTTGTAATGCAAAAAAGCATAAGGCTGTGGATTTGTGGACATCATAGTAATCTGTCATATCTTCGAAATATTACAAGTTcttataataaatcataaaaaatgattGTCAATAGAAATCTGCTTGCATAATTCTCCAGTGATGCCACTGCAGCTCACAGCCATTAAAGCAACACCAAACCAAAGGCACAAGCTTGGCTTCTCTGTGTGCATCTGCAGGAGATACAGAAACAAGGTTCGCAGAATACAAAGTGTTCTGCAGACAGCATCTCATCCTCCATGCCATGTCCAAGACGCCTACTCGATGAGAGGTCAAGCGTTGTCTACAGGAGTTTCTTCTGCTAGGAGTACCGAACGACTTCCTCCGCTACGGTGTGTAGCTGCAGCCAAGACTTTGTTTGTTCCCTGTTTAGGATATTTGGTTGGAATCTAGCTTTCTCGTTGAACATATTAGCTGATTAGTGTTGTTCCTGACTCATGATGCGACTGATGAACGAGAAGCATAAAGCTAGCCTGAATCTCTGGTAATGCCTTGAGCATCTTCAGTGTTGGTGTTGATTAGCAGAGAAGCGTGGAACTCTGTTCTTGCGAGGGCAAGAATTATGATTGCCGACCAAGAAAAATTGGCTGATCGAAATGATCATCTTTTGTTGACGTACATCATgtgataatatatataaatataaatataaatataaatatatatagtcTGATTGAAATCCAAAAATCTTATTTTGCACCAAATTCTTTTCCTCTGGCCACCTTCGATCTCACCACCTACCACACCGCACTGTTCCAAACCCCATGGGATCACCACGAGCGGCTTATATGGAATGGTGCCTCTCTCCCATTCCCTTGTCCTCCCTTCTTCCCTGTTCCTCCTCGGAGGCTCTTCTCGACCTCTGCAATGGAGCTCAAGCTCTCGAAGCCCTCTCCTCTGTCGCCGAGCGTCCCTCGGGTCTTTGAATCCCCGATGCGCGGTCTCTTGTTCTGCGATAGGACCGGGCAAAGGCTCCGCTTTGGGTCTCCTCTCTCGGCATCTATTAAATCTGGGAAAAAGCTCCATGCGATCCAAATCCGTGATAGTTCTCCTTCCAGGTACAAGAAAGTCGCCATCTTTGCTTTCGCTTCGTCGTTATCGCCAACGCTTTGGGTCAAAGTTGGTGTCTTTCTAGCATTTCTCTTGTGGATCTGCGGAAACTTGGATCTTCGTTTAATGCTTTGTGGAACTTTCTGTTATGTTTCTCCGGGTCTGCCACAAACAAACTTAAAATTGCCTCTCTGGTTTCTTTCTTCTGGATCGGGCTTTGGTGCCCATTCGGTTAAACAGTTTCTTTTTCCTTCGTTGTTCTTGTATCGATCTACTATGTGCATGTAATAGAGTTATGGTGGAATGTTGCCAAGAATTATTCATTGGGCTACGGAATCAATCCCTGAATGTAGTAAACTATTGGCACGTTGCCACATTCTTGATTTTGTTTTACGAATATGCATAGTTTATTGATCAATCATCGATGTGTCTGTTCCTTTATCCTGTTTTTTGAGTTCCAGGGGACTTTAAATCCTAATTATTCATGAAAATGTAGACGAAGTGGAGGATTTACTAAGTTGTCATCTTAGGAGATGTTGCCCCTGAGATTTTTGTGATGATCCTGTCACAACGAAAAGGAAAGCTCTTAATATTTCTGAATTTTGAGTTGACTAACAAAGTTAGAATAAAAAACAGTTCTTTATTTAAATACTAGTTCTACCTTAACATAACAAAGTAAACGTAGAGCAACTCTGAGTTGTTTGGCTGATAGTAAAAATCTAGAGTACTTGAAATAATGTGCAGGGACCTCATTGTTCTTATTTCTTGACCTAATGAGTGTCTGTAAGATGTCAGTGATTTGTATACTTGTATACTTCGTATAATTGTGCATGCATGTCAACTTGTCTTTGTCTTTCCTGTTCTCAGTGAGATTAATTGATCTATCAACATctgaattctttttatgatttcattTTCTTTACAGTGTGGAGCAAGATAGGGTAGATCAAAGTGAAAATTTAACCTTGGAGAGCATCCGACACTCTCTAATGAGGCAAGATGATGCAATTATATTTAACCTTTTAGAGAGGGCACAGTACTGTTACAATGCTGACAACACATGTCATCAAAATGCATTCCACATGGATGGATTCCATGGCTCGTTGGTTGAATTTATGGCTGAAGAAACCGAAAAAGTACATGCACAGGTGAGCCGCAGCTCAAAAAGAATGTTAACAGCATCAAAATAATACAATTCTCTGTTTGACATTTTTCACTTTGGAATATAGGTTGGTAGGTACAAGGGCCCAGATGAGCATCCTTTCTTTCCAGATAGCCTGCCTGAGCCCATGTTGCCACCTATGGAATATCCAAAGGTAGACAGGTATCTCACATTTGTAATTCTTCAATAACAAGTTTATGTAAATATCTCCAGTGTGCCTTATTGGTTTTAAACATACTGCAGGGGTAAATGACTTTTTTGTATTTAGAAATTAGAAGTACTCTTACTCTAACATGCCTTGGCTAGTACTTTACCATAGCTGTAGTGAGTGCTTGAACCATACGTCGATAGCTTTAGTTACCTTATCGTCTCGTCATGCATGCATAGACCAAGCTTCCTGATCTATAGCTTTGCTACAGATAAATATAATGTAAAGCAAAGCTTTTACATCTTTCAATTCTCAACACGATAGCATTGTCTTATGCATTCTTATGCATGCAAAAAATGTCTCAAGTATTTTGCAGAATACTATCTTTTCTCTGTTTATCAAATTGATTTTCGATATTGGTGATATATCAAACTCGTTATAGGAAAATATtaagatgaaagaaaaaacaATGTGTTGGTGACACAAAGCCTGCAGTTACTCATTCTCTGTAAAGAAATAGAGAACAGTTTCGACTCTACTGCTTTTATACCTTGAATATAGAAAATTAAGGCATGATATTTTGATTATCCTAGACCTGCACATGATCTATTATAGATGATAGTTGTCTATTTATTTGTTTGGAGATATGTCAGTTTGATATACATAACCAGATGATGAAGTAGAATTCTTGGTAGTGAAAAATCCAGACTTGGTTGTACACACTCAGTCGTATAAAAGGGTAGTCTTATCATTTCTTTTATCATTTAGTCAGAAGAAATTTTAAACTTAGATGACTAGATAATGATGTGGAAAAAGACCATACCATACAATTATTTCTTACAATAACAATCCTTATGGAAGTTCTGGCAATGATAGGTGAGAAAAATAgttcaagagaggtgtaagattTCTCTGTGTGCATGTGCCATGTGTGTGTACGCACGTTTGTGTGTATGTGCCATGTGGGCATGAGGGAAATTTGGTTCTTAAGGTGCTGAACTTATAAGAACTAATTCAAATGGCCAATATAAAGGAAAGATTGGTGAGAATAAAGAAGGATACAGTGTATCAAAAACAAATTTTGTATATTTTTAGAATCATCAAGAATGAAGGACCAATTGCAGAATTCTTATTTAACTTGATCGATTCTGTTACTCTGGTCCATCTTCTGTAGAGGTGAAATCAGTTTGATATTATGTTTCTGTGAAACATTGCACCATGCAATTTATGAAAAGTGTTAGAAGTTCAGTTCAACATTACTAGTTTTTCCAACAATCTAGTAGACACTGTTGTTTACTTGTGACTATTTGTCTGTTTAAGGTGGTCTTACAACTTTTTTTAAAATGGTCCAGGTTCTTCATCCTGTTGCTAATTCCATCAATATAAACAAGAAGATATGGGAAATGTATTTTTGTAATCTACTTCCAAGATTGGCTAAAGAGGGAAGTGATCGTAATTGTGGTTCAAGTGCTGTTTGCGATACAATCTGTTTACAGGTATGCCTGCAATTAGTTTCAAAATTGTCTATCACATGGATTTCCTTCGGAGTTTGCCTTGCGTATCCACTAGTTCAATTCATTTTTCCAGCACAGAGTATGAAGTATATAGAGATCATCTTACAAAATTGCGTCAACTTACACATACATAAACTTTTCTACTTGTCTAGCGTTTTCAGAAATGGATATTGTTCTTCACAATGGTGACGTTAAGATTTGTGTTGAAGCACCATTTGGACGCCATTGGTTCTTCTTCACATGCGCAAGTTGTGTTGTTTGTTTTATAATCTTCCTGTTCTGTTTACTGCAGGCTCTCTCAAAAAGAATCCATTATGGGAAGTTTGTCGCTGAGGCAAAATTTCTGGAGTCACCTGATGTCTACAAGCATGCAATAAGGGCACAAGTATGGTTCTTTATCCTGCATCTTCATTTCCCTAAGCTAATCGATCCACATTTGTATTGACAAAATCTTCTctccatttttctttaaatttttgtGGTCTTCAGGACAGTGATCAGCTAATGCGTCTTCTAACATATGAATCAGTGGAAACTTTAATCAAAcagagggtagaggccaaggctAAGATCTTTGGGCAGGAGGTGACAGTTAGCGAGAAGGACGTAGGACCTCCTGTGTTCAAAATAAAGCCTAGTTTATTTGCTGAGCTCTATGGCGATTGGATCATGCCATTGACAAAGGAAGTACAATTAATGTATTTGCTACGTAGGTTGGATTGAATTCTGTGCCCCGCTAACATATCTGTAAGAGTATGCCATGGAATGAAGGCT belongs to Musa acuminata AAA Group cultivar baxijiao chromosome BXJ3-5, Cavendish_Baxijiao_AAA, whole genome shotgun sequence and includes:
- the LOC135637773 gene encoding chorismate mutase 1, chloroplastic-like: MELKLSKPSPLSPSVPRVFESPMRGLLFCDRTGQRLRFGSPLSASIKSGKKLHAIQIRDSSPSSVEQDRVDQSENLTLESIRHSLMRQDDAIIFNLLERAQYCYNADNTCHQNAFHMDGFHGSLVEFMAEETEKVHAQVGRYKGPDEHPFFPDSLPEPMLPPMEYPKVLHPVANSININKKIWEMYFCNLLPRLAKEGSDRNCGSSAVCDTICLQALSKRIHYGKFVAEAKFLESPDVYKHAIRAQDSDQLMRLLTYESVETLIKQRVEAKAKIFGQEVTVSEKDVGPPVFKIKPSLFAELYGDWIMPLTKEVQLMYLLRRLD